Proteins encoded in a region of the Nocardia asteroides genome:
- the rplM gene encoding 50S ribosomal protein L13: MPTYSPKAGDVTRKWYVIDATDVVLGRLAVQAANLLRGKTKPTYAPHVDGGDFVIIINADKVAISGNKRQDKLIHHHSGHPGGLKSRTVGQVLETRPDRLVEKAVKGMIPKNKLGNAIAGKLKVYAGPTHPHAAQQPIPFEIKQVAQ; encoded by the coding sequence GTGCCTACGTACAGCCCCAAGGCGGGTGACGTGACCCGTAAGTGGTACGTCATCGACGCCACTGACGTAGTGCTCGGCCGTCTCGCCGTCCAGGCAGCGAATCTGCTGCGTGGCAAGACGAAGCCGACCTACGCCCCGCACGTCGATGGTGGCGATTTCGTCATCATCATCAATGCCGACAAAGTCGCCATCAGCGGCAACAAGCGGCAGGACAAGCTGATCCACCACCACTCCGGGCACCCGGGCGGCCTCAAGTCGCGGACCGTCGGTCAGGTGTTGGAGACCCGTCCCGATCGGCTCGTGGAGAAGGCCGTCAAGGGCATGATCCCGAAGAACAAGCTCGGTAACGCCATCGCGGGCAAGCTGAAGGTCTACGCGGGCCCCACGCACCCGCACGCCGCCCAGCAGCCCATTCCGTTCGAGATCAAGCAGGTGGCCCAGTGA
- a CDS encoding ATP-binding cassette domain-containing protein, with the protein MSSPGAQTITVRHDGNERVFDSSQQVTMGRAPEVTLFVDSPLVSRVHATLAWQGSAWVLTDNRSTNGVFVDARRLTQPVSIDRPTQVRLGDAISGPLLHLLPASPQPPHRPSVRPPQQAPQAQPGPPPQAVRRPAQQFQRPHYSPPQDTPAPALNVNMTTRAETSNMPPVRARAATAPIARADRIPQTGLSIGRTTDNQIVVNDPLASRKHARLVASAEGLTIEDLGSANGTFVNGHRQQRVVLRERDIITVGNVDFVVQQGTLVHRQKPVAEQGLAVHGVGFTVEGNKQLLVDVNMSASRGTLTALIGPSGAGKSTLSRLIAGTTRPSGGVVTFEGRNLHAEYEALRSRIGMVPQDDVLHRQLTVRQALGFAAELRLPRDNSKQDRQKVIDGVLQELSLTEHADTRVDRLSGGQRKRASVALELLTGPSLLILDEPTSGLDPALDRQVMVMLRELADAGRVVIVVTHSVAHLDMCDQVLLLAPGGKTAYCGNPAGVGAALGTSDWAEIFANVAANPDQAFAAYRSRQAFAPPPPPPPQPYGSAGSPPQSSRGKQFSTLARRQIRLILADRGYLTFLVILPFILGALSLVVPGQNGFQRGALKALPDGTFVPEGGSETQQLLVVLILGACFMGSTLTVRDLVGERTIFHRERAVGLLPSAYLMAKIAVFSLTALLQSAVLVGIVLAGKKRPGEGAVLASGSAELYIDIALTAICCVVLGLLLSSLAKSNEQVMPLLVVAIMCQLVMAGGLIPVTGRIVLEQVSWLFPARWGYAAGASTVNVRELFLNAQPDTLWQHKPEIWALDAGVLLLITVVLAVLTWRRLRLKKSAA; encoded by the coding sequence ATGTCTTCACCGGGGGCGCAGACCATCACCGTGCGCCATGATGGAAACGAACGAGTATTCGATTCGAGCCAGCAGGTCACGATGGGCCGCGCGCCAGAGGTGACGCTGTTCGTCGACAGCCCGCTCGTTTCTCGTGTGCACGCGACGCTGGCATGGCAGGGCAGCGCCTGGGTGTTGACCGACAACAGGAGCACCAACGGGGTGTTCGTCGACGCGCGCAGGCTGACCCAGCCGGTGTCGATCGACCGGCCAACCCAGGTCCGGCTCGGTGACGCCATCAGCGGTCCGCTGTTGCATCTGCTGCCGGCGAGCCCGCAACCACCGCACCGGCCTTCGGTGCGACCCCCGCAGCAGGCGCCCCAGGCGCAGCCCGGTCCGCCGCCGCAGGCGGTCCGGCGACCCGCGCAGCAGTTCCAGCGTCCGCACTATTCCCCGCCGCAGGACACGCCCGCGCCCGCGCTGAACGTCAACATGACGACCAGGGCCGAGACCTCGAACATGCCGCCGGTCCGGGCCAGGGCCGCCACGGCGCCCATCGCCCGCGCCGACCGGATCCCGCAGACCGGGCTGAGCATCGGCCGCACCACCGACAACCAGATCGTCGTCAACGATCCGCTGGCCTCGCGCAAGCACGCCCGTCTGGTCGCCTCCGCCGAGGGGCTCACCATCGAGGACCTCGGTTCGGCCAACGGCACGTTCGTCAACGGCCACCGCCAGCAGCGGGTGGTGCTGCGCGAACGGGACATCATCACCGTCGGCAACGTCGACTTCGTCGTCCAGCAGGGCACATTGGTGCACCGGCAGAAGCCGGTCGCCGAGCAGGGCCTCGCGGTGCACGGGGTCGGCTTCACCGTCGAGGGCAACAAGCAACTGCTCGTCGACGTGAACATGTCGGCCAGTCGCGGGACGCTGACCGCGCTGATCGGGCCCTCCGGTGCGGGCAAGTCGACGCTGTCGCGCCTGATCGCAGGCACCACCCGGCCCTCGGGCGGCGTGGTCACCTTCGAGGGGCGCAACCTGCACGCCGAGTACGAGGCGCTGCGTTCCCGCATCGGCATGGTGCCGCAGGACGACGTGCTGCACCGCCAGCTCACGGTGCGCCAGGCGCTCGGTTTCGCGGCCGAGCTGCGGCTGCCCCGGGACAACAGCAAGCAGGACCGGCAGAAGGTCATCGACGGTGTATTGCAGGAGCTTTCGCTCACCGAGCACGCCGACACCAGGGTCGACCGCCTTTCCGGCGGTCAGCGCAAACGCGCTTCGGTGGCGCTGGAGTTGCTGACCGGCCCGTCGCTGCTGATCTTGGACGAACCGACCTCCGGCCTCGATCCGGCACTGGACCGCCAGGTCATGGTGATGCTGCGCGAGCTGGCCGACGCCGGCCGCGTGGTGATCGTGGTGACCCACTCGGTGGCGCACCTGGACATGTGCGACCAGGTGCTGCTGCTGGCCCCCGGCGGCAAGACCGCCTACTGCGGCAACCCGGCCGGTGTCGGCGCGGCGCTCGGCACCAGCGACTGGGCGGAGATCTTCGCCAACGTCGCGGCCAACCCGGATCAGGCGTTCGCGGCCTATCGCTCCCGGCAGGCGTTCGCACCGCCGCCTCCGCCGCCTCCGCAGCCGTACGGGTCCGCGGGCAGTCCACCGCAGTCCAGTCGCGGAAAGCAGTTCTCGACCCTGGCGCGCCGTCAGATCCGGCTGATCCTGGCCGACCGCGGTTATCTCACGTTCCTCGTGATCCTGCCGTTCATCCTCGGTGCGCTCTCGCTGGTGGTGCCGGGGCAGAACGGTTTCCAACGCGGCGCGTTGAAAGCGCTGCCGGACGGCACATTCGTGCCGGAGGGCGGCAGTGAGACGCAGCAGCTACTGGTGGTGCTCATTCTGGGCGCCTGCTTCATGGGCTCCACGCTCACAGTGCGCGACCTGGTCGGCGAACGGACCATCTTCCACCGCGAACGCGCTGTCGGGCTGCTGCCTTCGGCGTACCTGATGGCGAAGATCGCCGTGTTCAGCCTGACCGCGCTGCTGCAATCAGCGGTGCTGGTCGGCATCGTGCTCGCGGGCAAGAAGCGTCCTGGAGAGGGGGCGGTGCTGGCCTCCGGCAGCGCGGAGCTGTACATCGACATCGCGCTGACCGCGATCTGCTGCGTGGTCCTCGGCCTGTTGCTCTCGTCGCTGGCGAAGTCGAACGAGCAGGTGATGCCGTTGCTGGTGGTGGCCATCATGTGCCAGCTGGTGATGGCGGGCGGTCTGATCCCGGTCACCGGCCGCATCGTGCTGGAGCAGGTGTCCTGGCTGTTCCCGGCGCGCTGGGGCTACGCGGCCGGTGCGTCGACGGTGAACGTCCGTGAGTTGTTCCTGAACGCGCAGCCCGACACTCTCTGGCAGCACAAACCGGAGATCTGGGCGCTGGACGCGGGCGTGCTGCTGTTGATCACCGTGGTACTGGCGGTCCTCACCTGGCGCCGCTTGCGACTGAAGAAGTCGGCGGCGTGA
- a CDS encoding metallopeptidase yields MPRVGATSLVAALLGVLILAGGCTRVVDGRAVSVYDDPFKVAGLPTTSGPSGPRTGVPDSPLTATNGDGGAVDTLALNAVDDIQTYWRGEFGKEFQGEFKPVEKLLSWSAKAGRSEAVEFCKETTYRLVNAAYCRLDNSIGWDRSVLLPTMEEAFGKMAVVMVLAHEYGHAVQTMAKIVGPKDPVIVKEQQADCFAGAFMRHVAEGKARHFTINTSDGLNSVLAATVAIRDSDPDDPESVHGSAFERVTAVQIGFTDGPKGCKGIDQDEIDQRRANLPQSFSDDQGHGEFPITKESLIELTKALEFILPVDHEPTYDYSRAKIECRNGVVTEPVSYCPAKNTIAADIPGLAERGTSNSGEDDPLPLKVTGDYNGYIVFISRYTLAVQQSRGQSLVGAKTGLRAACLSGVVTGKLAESGRPVSQGDIKLAAGDLDEAVSGLLTDGLAASDAQGRTVPSGFSRVEAFRAGVLNGESICAARYA; encoded by the coding sequence TTGCCGAGAGTGGGAGCGACCTCGCTGGTCGCGGCGCTGCTGGGTGTTCTGATACTGGCAGGGGGCTGCACCCGAGTGGTCGACGGCCGCGCCGTATCCGTCTACGACGATCCGTTCAAGGTCGCCGGACTGCCGACCACGAGCGGACCCAGCGGACCGCGCACCGGCGTCCCGGACAGCCCACTGACCGCGACGAATGGCGACGGCGGGGCCGTGGACACGCTGGCGCTAAACGCCGTCGACGACATCCAGACCTACTGGCGCGGCGAGTTCGGCAAGGAATTCCAAGGCGAGTTCAAGCCGGTGGAGAAGCTGCTGTCGTGGAGCGCGAAGGCTGGGCGCAGCGAGGCGGTCGAGTTCTGCAAGGAGACCACCTACCGCTTGGTGAACGCCGCCTACTGCCGCTTGGACAATTCCATCGGCTGGGATCGGTCGGTGCTGCTTCCCACCATGGAGGAGGCCTTCGGCAAGATGGCGGTGGTGATGGTGCTCGCGCACGAGTACGGGCACGCGGTGCAGACCATGGCCAAGATCGTCGGGCCGAAGGACCCGGTGATCGTCAAAGAGCAGCAGGCGGACTGCTTCGCGGGGGCGTTCATGCGGCACGTCGCCGAAGGCAAGGCCCGGCACTTCACGATCAACACCTCCGACGGCCTGAACTCGGTGCTCGCCGCCACCGTCGCCATCCGCGACTCCGACCCCGACGACCCGGAGAGCGTGCACGGCTCGGCCTTCGAACGCGTCACCGCGGTGCAGATCGGTTTCACCGACGGCCCCAAGGGGTGCAAGGGCATCGACCAGGACGAGATCGACCAGCGCCGCGCGAACCTGCCCCAGAGTTTCAGCGACGACCAAGGGCACGGTGAATTCCCGATCACCAAGGAAAGCCTGATCGAGCTCACCAAAGCGCTCGAGTTCATTCTGCCGGTCGATCACGAGCCGACCTACGACTACTCCCGAGCGAAGATCGAATGCCGCAACGGCGTGGTCACCGAACCGGTGTCGTACTGCCCCGCGAAGAACACGATCGCCGCGGACATTCCCGGGCTCGCCGAGCGGGGTACCTCGAACTCCGGCGAGGACGACCCGCTGCCGCTCAAAGTGACCGGCGACTACAACGGCTACATCGTGTTCATCTCCCGATATACCCTGGCCGTCCAGCAGAGCCGCGGCCAGAGCCTGGTGGGCGCCAAGACCGGACTGCGCGCGGCTTGTCTGTCCGGAGTGGTCACCGGCAAGCTCGCCGAATCCGGCCGACCGGTGAGTCAGGGCGATATCAAGCTCGCCGCAGGCGACCTGGACGAGGCGGTATCGGGTCTGCTCACCGACGGCTTGGCCGCGAGCGACGCCCAAGGCAGGACCGTTCCCAGTGGTTTCTCCCGGGTCGAGGCCTTCCGCGCGGGCGTCCTGAACGGCGAGAGCATCTGCGCCGCACGCTATGCCTAG
- a CDS encoding FHA domain-containing protein, translating into MRCVRTISGPSFLPLLTLKLPDGRRGGGPVVFVLPYPCGCGDDLALHPRWRPIPLKDRQVEVVVGSHAVARVAGAVVVVAHRRPGRPTQDSPAVVAVESLAELVREATDREPDGPGALVARQATRWLMKHAERISPGEPIDFGILSLAENGGLAIFLHGAVTAVLAGDGAVERYRGSDAAFTVDRVAAIPARAAALFVDDGKGRIPDLPPERGIGWLVEGIAQAGGAIVWSEGSRAGMPANSHASRPPGTHRRPESPPLPTARIEPEPTASERQHRPEPEPRHVLGQPRYPTAPSTAMLDAEAEQPPIDPHHAPTQVGGTNPAPQPDPQLRRRLEATAKATALTVKVMGFKCARAHPSDPRAAFCTVCGMPVDQTQALIEVVRPPLGMLILDDGMTYMLAADAVIGRDPERSPAAESGLVPLRVDDASGGMSRAHAEIRLVNWDVMVVDCGSTNGTRTRLPGYRDWMRLAANQSMVLLPGTEIMLGNRVLRFELAAPPPFGR; encoded by the coding sequence ATGCGTTGCGTCCGAACCATCTCAGGCCCCTCGTTCCTCCCGTTACTGACACTGAAGTTACCCGACGGACGACGGGGAGGGGGACCGGTGGTGTTCGTATTGCCATACCCTTGTGGGTGTGGCGACGACCTTGCACTGCACCCCCGGTGGAGGCCGATACCGTTGAAGGATCGGCAGGTCGAAGTCGTCGTAGGCAGCCACGCCGTGGCCAGGGTCGCGGGGGCGGTCGTAGTCGTCGCGCACCGCAGGCCGGGCAGGCCGACGCAGGACTCGCCCGCCGTCGTCGCTGTCGAATCGCTGGCCGAACTGGTGCGCGAGGCGACCGATCGGGAACCGGACGGTCCCGGAGCCCTGGTGGCCCGGCAGGCCACGCGCTGGCTGATGAAACACGCCGAGCGGATCAGCCCGGGGGAACCGATCGACTTCGGCATCCTCTCGCTCGCCGAGAACGGGGGCTTGGCGATCTTCTTGCACGGAGCGGTCACCGCCGTGCTGGCCGGTGACGGCGCCGTCGAGCGGTATCGCGGCAGCGACGCGGCCTTCACGGTGGACCGGGTCGCCGCGATTCCCGCGCGGGCGGCGGCGTTGTTCGTCGACGACGGGAAGGGCCGCATCCCGGACCTGCCGCCGGAGCGCGGCATCGGCTGGCTGGTCGAGGGCATCGCGCAGGCGGGCGGCGCGATCGTCTGGTCGGAGGGTTCCCGCGCCGGTATGCCCGCGAACAGCCACGCGTCCCGTCCACCGGGCACGCATCGCCGCCCGGAGTCGCCGCCGCTGCCGACGGCGCGCATCGAACCCGAGCCCACCGCATCGGAACGGCAGCACCGGCCCGAGCCGGAGCCGCGGCACGTGCTCGGCCAACCGCGGTACCCGACCGCGCCGTCGACCGCGATGCTCGACGCGGAGGCCGAGCAGCCGCCGATCGATCCGCACCACGCGCCCACCCAGGTGGGTGGCACCAACCCCGCGCCGCAGCCGGATCCGCAACTGCGGCGCAGGCTGGAGGCCACCGCGAAAGCCACCGCGCTCACCGTCAAAGTCATGGGATTCAAGTGCGCCCGAGCGCATCCCAGCGATCCGCGGGCGGCGTTCTGCACCGTGTGCGGGATGCCGGTGGACCAGACCCAGGCGCTGATCGAAGTGGTCCGCCCGCCGCTGGGCATGCTGATCCTCGACGACGGCATGACCTACATGCTCGCCGCGGACGCGGTGATCGGGCGCGATCCGGAGCGTTCCCCCGCCGCGGAGAGCGGACTCGTCCCGCTGCGCGTCGACGACGCCTCCGGCGGCATGTCCCGGGCCCACGCGGAGATCCGCTTGGTGAACTGGGACGTGATGGTGGTGGACTGCGGTTCGACCAACGGCACCCGGACCCGGCTGCCGGGCTACCGCGATTGGATGCGCCTGGCGGCGAACCAGTCCATGGTGCTGCTACCGGGCACCGAGATCATGCTCGGCAACCGGGTGCTGCGCTTCGAACTGGCCGCGCCGCCGCCGTTCGGCCGCTGA
- a CDS encoding protein kinase, with translation MAMSPGTIVGGYRIMRVLGAGGMGTVYLAKHPSLPRTDALKVLGGELSRDYEFRTRFEREANLAAGLDHPNIVSVYNRGEEQGQLWIAMQYVDGTDAAAELARDPHAMNPLRALRITTEVGKGLDYAHRKGLLHRDVKPANFLLSTPADGEEERVLLTDFGVAKANDDTTELTQTGSFVATIAYAPPEQLTGSPLDHRADVYSLACSFFKLLTGRNPFPGTQPALVMMGHLHEPPPSATSVHPGLPPAIDHVFARAMAKDPADRFSSCREFTDAAADALTPGYNPVATNTSPTYPIQVFDPRPRTDPRVAVSGQGAVPRQPARKNWLLAAAAGVVTVALAAGIGIWALNRDESGPAPAVATPSSTAALSPLEQARANNPVFRGKTITMVDVARGSQVSIFLGGTPQTKFLEDLGFVYNLNYARQGDETGPRELTGSSRLEVAPDGYVLAVRSDEKAGGGGLLGLPYQVAGTRATVIPLDDPAAVAAVRNWSASSEQTLLERLVPVLRNRVK, from the coding sequence ATGGCGATGAGCCCCGGGACCATCGTCGGCGGGTACCGAATTATGCGGGTGCTCGGCGCGGGCGGCATGGGCACGGTATACCTGGCCAAACATCCCAGCCTGCCCAGGACCGACGCGCTGAAGGTGCTCGGCGGCGAACTCAGCCGCGACTACGAGTTCCGCACGCGTTTCGAACGCGAAGCCAATCTCGCCGCCGGGCTCGACCATCCGAACATCGTCTCGGTCTACAACCGTGGTGAAGAACAGGGCCAATTGTGGATCGCCATGCAATACGTCGACGGCACCGATGCCGCCGCCGAACTGGCCCGCGACCCGCACGCGATGAATCCGCTGCGCGCACTGCGCATCACGACCGAGGTCGGTAAGGGCCTCGACTACGCGCACCGCAAGGGCCTGCTGCACCGCGACGTCAAACCGGCGAATTTCCTGCTGTCCACCCCAGCCGACGGCGAAGAAGAACGCGTCCTGCTCACCGATTTCGGCGTAGCGAAAGCCAATGACGACACCACCGAACTCACGCAGACCGGCAGTTTCGTCGCGACCATCGCCTATGCTCCGCCCGAGCAGCTCACCGGCAGCCCGCTCGACCACCGCGCCGATGTCTACAGTCTCGCGTGCTCGTTCTTCAAATTGCTCACCGGGCGCAACCCTTTCCCCGGAACGCAACCCGCCCTGGTGATGATGGGGCATCTCCACGAGCCCCCGCCGTCGGCCACCTCGGTCCACCCCGGATTGCCGCCTGCCATCGACCATGTCTTCGCCCGAGCCATGGCGAAGGACCCGGCAGACCGCTTCTCCAGCTGCCGCGAATTCACCGACGCCGCCGCCGACGCGCTCACTCCCGGCTACAACCCGGTCGCCACCAACACTTCCCCGACCTATCCGATCCAGGTTTTCGATCCGCGGCCCAGGACCGATCCCCGCGTCGCCGTCTCCGGCCAGGGAGCCGTCCCCCGGCAACCCGCACGCAAGAACTGGCTGCTCGCGGCGGCCGCCGGCGTCGTGACCGTCGCCCTCGCCGCGGGAATCGGCATCTGGGCACTGAACCGGGACGAATCCGGGCCCGCGCCCGCGGTCGCGACGCCGAGCAGTACGGCCGCGCTGTCGCCGCTGGAGCAGGCGCGGGCGAACAACCCGGTGTTCCGCGGCAAGACGATCACGATGGTCGACGTGGCCCGCGGCTCGCAGGTCTCGATCTTCCTCGGCGGTACCCCGCAGACGAAGTTCCTGGAGGATCTCGGATTCGTCTACAACCTCAACTACGCACGGCAGGGTGACGAGACAGGACCTCGGGAATTGACGGGGTCCTCCAGGCTGGAAGTCGCACCGGACGGTTACGTGCTGGCCGTGCGCAGCGACGAGAAGGCCGGTGGCGGTGGACTACTCGGCCTTCCGTACCAGGTGGCGGGCACACGCGCCACGGTGATCCCGCTCGACGATCCCGCAGCCGTCGCCGCGGTCCGCAATTGGAGCGCGTCCTCCGAACAGACTTTGCTCGAACGTCTGGTGCCGGTGCTGCGCAATCGGGTGAAGTAG
- a CDS encoding NAD(P)-binding domain-containing protein: MFDHSKKSLTVLGLGDMGSALVRSWLTAGYAVTVWNRSARRAPEGAVVAATAAEAVAANALVVVCLLDDASVRATLDGIDLTGRDIVNLTTSTPAEARELSGWIAERGGRFLDGGIMAVPSMIGVADSGGYVFYSGSVELHETHAETLAVPAGVTYVGADAGFAALYDIALLSGMWGMFAGAAHAFALIGGEDISPVEFAPLLVGYQQAMAGYAYGTAAHLASGDYAEDVESNSAMMVTTNATLLRTAAEQGVSPELLTPFMALMQRRVAEGGGNESTTGVVDLLRRRRSQPLE, translated from the coding sequence ATGTTCGATCATTCGAAGAAGTCGCTCACCGTCCTCGGTCTCGGAGATATGGGCTCGGCACTCGTCCGCTCATGGCTCACCGCCGGATACGCCGTCACGGTCTGGAACCGCAGTGCCCGGCGTGCGCCGGAGGGGGCGGTGGTCGCGGCCACCGCCGCTGAAGCCGTCGCCGCGAACGCTCTCGTCGTCGTTTGCCTTCTCGACGACGCGTCGGTTCGCGCGACTCTGGACGGCATCGACCTCACCGGCCGGGACATCGTCAACCTGACCACCAGCACCCCCGCCGAAGCCCGGGAGTTGTCCGGCTGGATCGCCGAGCGCGGCGGACGTTTTCTGGACGGCGGGATCATGGCCGTCCCGTCCATGATCGGTGTCGCCGACTCCGGCGGGTACGTCTTCTACAGCGGTTCGGTGGAGCTGCACGAGACCCACGCCGAGACTTTGGCCGTACCCGCCGGTGTCACCTACGTCGGGGCGGACGCCGGTTTCGCGGCTTTGTACGACATCGCTCTCCTCAGCGGAATGTGGGGCATGTTCGCCGGGGCCGCGCATGCCTTCGCCTTGATCGGTGGAGAGGACATCTCACCGGTGGAGTTCGCGCCCCTGCTGGTCGGCTATCAGCAGGCGATGGCCGGGTACGCGTACGGCACCGCCGCGCATCTGGCGAGCGGCGACTACGCCGAGGACGTGGAGTCGAATTCGGCGATGATGGTCACGACGAACGCGACGCTGCTGCGTACCGCCGCCGAACAGGGCGTCAGCCCCGAACTCCTCACGCCCTTCATGGCATTGATGCAGCGCCGGGTCGCCGAGGGCGGGGGGAACGAGTCGACTACCGGCGTCGTGGACCTTCTGCGGCGTCGGCGATCGCAACCTCTGGAATGA
- a CDS encoding helix-turn-helix transcriptional regulator, whose translation MMILWPLSERPHRFGELRRQVPGVTEKVLTTQLRELEADGIVHREVYDELIPRVEYSLTPLGELLNQALLPLEAWGREHLMDDSTPSGRR comes from the coding sequence ATGATGATTCTGTGGCCCCTGAGCGAACGCCCCCACCGCTTCGGTGAGCTACGCCGCCAGGTGCCGGGAGTCACGGAGAAGGTGCTCACCACACAGCTGCGCGAACTGGAAGCCGACGGGATCGTCCATCGCGAGGTATACGACGAGTTGATCCCGCGTGTCGAGTACTCGTTGACCCCGCTGGGCGAACTGCTCAACCAAGCCCTGCTCCCGTTGGAAGCTTGGGGCCGTGAACATCTCATGGACGACTCCACACCCTCCGGTCGTCGCTGA